A section of the Schistocerca gregaria isolate iqSchGreg1 unplaced genomic scaffold, iqSchGreg1.2 ptg000949l, whole genome shotgun sequence genome encodes:
- the LOC126325936 gene encoding uncharacterized protein LOC126325936 isoform X2 has product MALLKKIGLGNHYSDDVQFKELRKEFEESRKILENVSKNLNKFLEKVDELLKTQERLSNEILQDDNNFNTTPELLKLYKSASDLQMRERDALNHHVRTICLDPLNKYKAQYREIQERLHEHKRLGEEVEKLGSEHRNAKKKNSALAAGIERRLGASKQHHGELHEELCQDIHALISDRNKFLEPIMAILFNIQLRFYQGEHQAFLQFANQVPNVQPDVLQNYPRVIRPRKDSVLSKGYAAKAAQTSQPAAAPAVPNAQFGTHYAAYPVAAQVNPQTNMGYSVAAQVNPQTNMGGYPTSGQTNPQTNMGYPTSGQTNPQTNMGYPMAGQMNYPTNTGHPAAGQMNPMNNAQYYTPSPPAYRMQGIWNFDAQDPLAAVIQSW; this is encoded by the exons ATGGCTCTGCTAAAAAAA ATAGGGTTAGGAAATCACTACAGTGACGATGTACAATTCAAAGAGTTGAGGAAAGAGTTCGAGGAGTCGAGGAAGATTCTCGAAAATGTGAGCAAGAACCTCAACAAGTTTTTGGAAAAAGTGGACG AATTGCTGAAGACACAGGAAAGGTTGTCGAATGAAATTCTTCAAGACGACAATAACTTCAACACCACACCTGAACTCTTGAAGCTCTATAAGTCAGCATCAGATCTACAGATGCGCGAAAGGGATGCACTGAATCATCATGTGCGCACCATATGTTTGGATCCATTGAACAAGTATAAGGCACAGTATCGAGAGATACAAGAGCGCCTTCACGAGCACAAACGACTTGGGGAAGAAGTGGAAAAGTTGGGGTCAGAACATCGAAATGCGAAAAAAAAGAATTCCGCACTTGCAGCTGGAATTGAAAGGCGGCTCGGTGCCTCTAAACAGCATCATGGTGAACTGCATGAGGAGCTGTGTCAAGATATCCATGCATTGATTAGTGACCGAAACAAGTTTTTAGAGCCGATCATGGCAATTCTATTTAATATACAGCTAAGGTTCTATCAAGGCGAACATCAGGCATTTTTGCAATTTGCTAATCAAGTTCCGAATGTCCAGCCCGACGTCCTGCAAAACTACCCACGTGTAATCAGACCCAGAAAAGATAGCGTCTTATCTAAAGGCTATG CGGCAAAAGCTGCGCAAACATCACAACCAGCAGCGGCTCCTGCGGTACCGAACGCGCAATTTGGTACTCATTATGCCGCCTACCCGGTGGCTGCCCAGGTAAACCCTCAGACTAACATGGGCTATTCGGTAGCTGCCCAGGTAAACCCTCAGACTAACATGGGGGGATATCCGACGAGTGGCCAGACGAACCCTCAGACTAATATGGGATATCCGACGAGTGGCCAGACGAACCCTCAGACTAATATGGGGTATCCGATGGCTGGCCAGATGAACTATCCGACTAATACAGGACATCCGGCGGCTGGCCAGATGAACCCTATGAATAACGCACAATACTACACCCCTTCTCCTCCTGCATACAGAATGCAAGGCATATGGAATTTTGACGCGCAGGATCCCCTCGCAGCTGTCATTCAAAGCTGGTGA
- the LOC126325952 gene encoding coatomer subunit beta-like — protein sequence MRDLKPSEQNIFEGANAALAVSAEGAGVGGTSVSRVLRRNAVLALYSVYCSIPELVPDLEELVSAYLDSESEPACKRNGYLVMFGACPRLAEKKVGVMEEVLEMEEPMQLLMLRAIRRCMDEGAERTKRGEEMRIEGDSWSTEGEGKWKRHVVFDDAGFIRRVSGLRLSLIRVTFMCLSPSMKQSAVKYEAAMTMLRSSRAPTAVKAACKALLQLVDELSDNNVRVMVVECLTGVAKTSKKVLSELVLDVLRLLWAQPVKLELVRRVLNLVVELVMPQNWQQVLSLLKKEIVKSQRKGFEQAEPYRKLIIHALNELVVRYPAIVTSVVMELLDLLGDKDVAGEVGMLVMEVASRYEDKREEILENMYKHMDQITTGAPLQLVLWIVGEYETREKWMKRCIQMCGRWLLGSEQMGRILERLS from the coding sequence ATGCGAGATTTGAAACCATCCGAACAGAATATATTCGAGGGGGCAAACGCTGCGCTTGCTGTTTCGGCTGAAGGAGCCGGAGTTGGTGggacatctgtctcgcgtgtgttgagGAGGAACGCGGTGTTGGCGTTGTATAGTGTTTATTGCTCGATACCCGAGTTGGTGCCCGATTTGGAGGAGTTGGTAAGCGCGTATTTAGACAGCGAGAGCGAGCCGGCTTGCAAGAGGAATGGGTATTTGGTGATGTTTGGAGCGTGTCCCAGGTTGGCTGAGAAGAAGGTGGGCGTGATGGAAGAGGTTTTAGAGATGGAGGAGCCGATGCAGTTGTTGATGTTGAGGGCGATTAGGCGTTGCATGGATGAGGGAGCAGAGAGGACGAAGAGAGGGGAAGAGATGAGAATTGAGGGTGATTCGTGGTCGACTGAGGGGGAGGGCAAATGGAAAAGACACGTGGTGTTTGACGATGCGGGGTTTATAAGGAGGGTGTCTGGGTTGCGCTTGTCGTTGATAAGGGTGACGTTTATGTGCTTATCGCCGAGTATGAAGCAGTCGGCGGTCAAATACGAGGCGGCGATGACGATGCTGAGGTCTAGTCGAGCGCCGACGGCTGTGAAGGCGGCATGCAAGGCGCTTTTGCAGTTGGTGGATGAGTTGTCGGACAACAACGTGAGGGTGATGGTGGTGGAGTGCTTGACGGGCGTGGCGAAGACGAGCAAGAAGGTGTTGTCTGAGTTGGTGTTGGACGTGTTAAGGTTGTTGTGGGCACAGCCGGTGAAGTTAGAACTGGTAAGAAGGGTCTTGAATTTGGTGGTTGAGTTGGTGATGCCCCAGAATTGGCAGCAGGTGCTGAGCTTGTTGAAGAAAGAGATCGTGAAGTCTCAGAGAAAAGGATTTGAACAGGCGGAACCGTACCGGAAGCTAATTATTCACGCGCTGAACGAGTTGGTAGTGAGATATCCCGCGATTGTGACGAGCGTGGTGatggagctgctagatttgttgggtGATAAGGACGTGGCGGGGGAGGTGGGCATGTTGGTGATGGAGGTGGCGAGTAGGTACGAGGACAAGAGGGAGGAGATATTAGAGAACATGTACAAGCACATGGATCAGATAACGACCGGCGCGCCCCTGCAGTTGGTGCTATGGATTGTGGG
- the LOC126325949 gene encoding protein farnesyltransferase/geranylgeranyltransferase type-1 subunit alpha-like, whose translation MSEYQSWGKRKGWEDVEPTRQDDGVDSCVVSIPYSAEFEDTMNYMRTMMKRDEHSLRALEITREAIELCPGNYTLWCYRRSILSSLSDSALFLEEFSLTEAFIEDHPKCYQVWSYRQWLVEATDDLSREVKLCDAAIESDSKNYHAWSYRQWLVTRLRIWREELEYLDEMLRRDHWNNSVWNMRYFVVKHLGPAADFVEREIDISVQYIQKDVDNESPWNYLNAMVRESDSEGAEKRFVEFCQQCIAAHLRSVHPRAALVRAYLCFARSGVRAGLEEARAAEVCLELSELDPIRRKYWLFCHRKIKSDSRSL comes from the exons ATGAGCGAATATCAGTCTTGGGGAAAGCGCAAGGGATGGGAGGACGTCGAGCCGACCAGGCAGGATGACGGCGTGGACAGCTGCGTGGTGTCGATACCCTATTCCGCAGAGT TTGAGGATACGATGAACTACATGAGGACGATGATGAAGAGGGATGAGCACAGCCTGCGTGCGTTAGAGATTACCAGGGAGGCCATTGAGTTATGTCCCGGGAACTAcacactgtggtgctacagaag GTCTATCCTGTCTTCGCTATCGGACTCCGCCCTATTCTTGGAGGAGTTTTCGCTAACGGAAGCCTTCATTGAGGACCATCCGAAGTGTTATCAGGTGTGGAGCTACCGCCAATGGCTCGTCGAAGCCACCGACGACCTCAGTCGAGAAGTTAAGCTATGCGATGCGGCCATCGAGAGCGACTCGAAGAACTACCACGCCTGGTCGTACAGGCAATGGCTCGTTACCCGCCTTAGAATCTGGCGGGAGGAGCTCGAATACCTGGACGAGATGCTCCGAAGGGACCACTGGAACAATTCCGTGTGGAATATGCGCTATTTTGTCGTGAAGCACCTCGGACCCGCTGCGGACTTCGTAGAGCGAGAGATCGACATCTCCGTTCAATACATCCAGAAGGACGTCGACAACGAGAGTCCGTGGAACTATCTGAACGCCATGGTTCGAGAGTCCGACTCCGAGGGTGCCGAGAAGCGTTTCGTGGAGTTTTGTCAGCAGTGTATAGCTGCACATCTTAGAAGCGTTCATCCACGTGCGGCGTTGGTCCGTGCGTATTTATGTTTTGCTCGGTCGGGTGTGCGCGCGGGGTTGGAGGAGGCGAGGGCGGCGGAGGTGTGCCTCGAGCTCTCGGAGCTCGACCCGATAAGAAGGAAGTATTGGTTGTTTTGCCACAGGAAAATAAAGTCAGATTCCCGTTCGCTTTGA
- the LOC126325950 gene encoding activator of 90 kDa heat shock protein ATPase homolog: MAKLGEGDPRWLVTNREDGKNVNNWHWSEQSLYPWMKDKLTSMFEKKGIAEDDECKVWINCLDSLTGEVFMSNRKGKRKFLWDLNMKLEWCGKMKMRRASDESGEEDQNKRTVKGKIECSNITVMDDDFDVKITIDDKERDADGLKLHSLAKKSTDIVRSVFKCAVEEMISSHQVSDPQRAAETTTDSKDSSKRILSSPAVQETDKKRHT, encoded by the exons ATGGCAAAACTAGGAGAAGGAGATCCAAG ATGGCTTGTAACGAACCGCGAGGATGGGAAGAACGTGAACAACTGGCACTG gAGCGAACAGAGTTTGTACCCATGGATGAAAGATAAGCTTACATCGATGTTCGAAAAAAAAGGCATCGCCGAAGATGACGAGTGCAAAGTCTGGATAAACTGCCTAGACAGTCTGACG GGTGAAGTCTTTATGAGCAATCGAAAGGGGAAAAGGAAATTTTTGTGGGACTTGAACATGAAGCTGGAGTGGTGCGGAAAAATGAAGATGCGTCGAGCGAGCGACGAATCTGGTGAAGAAGACCAAAACAAGAGGACCGTCAAGGGAAAAATCGAATGTTCAAACATAACGGTGATGGACGACGATTTTGATGTAAAAATAACAATAGACGATAAAGAACGCGACGCTGACGGACTCAAGCTTCATTCGCTGGCGAAAAAATCTACGGATATAGTTAGATCTGTCTTCAAGTGCGCCGTTGAGGAAATGATATCCAGTCACCAGGTGTCAGATCCTCAACGCGCTGCCGAAACAACCACTGACTCCAAAGATAGCTCAAAGCGCATCTTGTCTAGTCCAGCTGTCCAAGAAACAGACAAAAAACGTCACACCTGA
- the LOC126325936 gene encoding uncharacterized protein LOC126325936 isoform X1, with translation MALLKKQIGLGNHYSDDVQFKELRKEFEESRKILENVSKNLNKFLEKVDELLKTQERLSNEILQDDNNFNTTPELLKLYKSASDLQMRERDALNHHVRTICLDPLNKYKAQYREIQERLHEHKRLGEEVEKLGSEHRNAKKKNSALAAGIERRLGASKQHHGELHEELCQDIHALISDRNKFLEPIMAILFNIQLRFYQGEHQAFLQFANQVPNVQPDVLQNYPRVIRPRKDSVLSKGYAAKAAQTSQPAAAPAVPNAQFGTHYAAYPVAAQVNPQTNMGYSVAAQVNPQTNMGGYPTSGQTNPQTNMGYPTSGQTNPQTNMGYPMAGQMNYPTNTGHPAAGQMNPMNNAQYYTPSPPAYRMQGIWNFDAQDPLAAVIQSW, from the exons ATGGCTCTGCTAAAAAAA CAGATAGGGTTAGGAAATCACTACAGTGACGATGTACAATTCAAAGAGTTGAGGAAAGAGTTCGAGGAGTCGAGGAAGATTCTCGAAAATGTGAGCAAGAACCTCAACAAGTTTTTGGAAAAAGTGGACG AATTGCTGAAGACACAGGAAAGGTTGTCGAATGAAATTCTTCAAGACGACAATAACTTCAACACCACACCTGAACTCTTGAAGCTCTATAAGTCAGCATCAGATCTACAGATGCGCGAAAGGGATGCACTGAATCATCATGTGCGCACCATATGTTTGGATCCATTGAACAAGTATAAGGCACAGTATCGAGAGATACAAGAGCGCCTTCACGAGCACAAACGACTTGGGGAAGAAGTGGAAAAGTTGGGGTCAGAACATCGAAATGCGAAAAAAAAGAATTCCGCACTTGCAGCTGGAATTGAAAGGCGGCTCGGTGCCTCTAAACAGCATCATGGTGAACTGCATGAGGAGCTGTGTCAAGATATCCATGCATTGATTAGTGACCGAAACAAGTTTTTAGAGCCGATCATGGCAATTCTATTTAATATACAGCTAAGGTTCTATCAAGGCGAACATCAGGCATTTTTGCAATTTGCTAATCAAGTTCCGAATGTCCAGCCCGACGTCCTGCAAAACTACCCACGTGTAATCAGACCCAGAAAAGATAGCGTCTTATCTAAAGGCTATG CGGCAAAAGCTGCGCAAACATCACAACCAGCAGCGGCTCCTGCGGTACCGAACGCGCAATTTGGTACTCATTATGCCGCCTACCCGGTGGCTGCCCAGGTAAACCCTCAGACTAACATGGGCTATTCGGTAGCTGCCCAGGTAAACCCTCAGACTAACATGGGGGGATATCCGACGAGTGGCCAGACGAACCCTCAGACTAATATGGGATATCCGACGAGTGGCCAGACGAACCCTCAGACTAATATGGGGTATCCGATGGCTGGCCAGATGAACTATCCGACTAATACAGGACATCCGGCGGCTGGCCAGATGAACCCTATGAATAACGCACAATACTACACCCCTTCTCCTCCTGCATACAGAATGCAAGGCATATGGAATTTTGACGCGCAGGATCCCCTCGCAGCTGTCATTCAAAGCTGGTGA
- the LOC126325904 gene encoding mitochondrial proton/calcium exchanger protein-like, producing MVVTNSPELKEFLEKLRTGGGVEIDEFVKYAKIFRDEVTLRSLQHRQLTAMCRLLNIKPFGNDAILRMRLKSRVESLKKDDQYILDEDINSLSLEELQRAVSARGMYSHTKNKRALRRPLAELAGPVCQQKCRLGVSALGRKADASFKLELLEEYSKLIEEEHRQVSNAQLSPDERRDNLVALANLANPVGLESLQIEELQATLSSLEKELSVHVSQVDDELKELEAELDSAKAEAYRRLLSERSAELKHLHKLKNRINDLVGELSADAAVAQKELNTFKLLDQNDDGLISEDEVKFALVSLPQPLTEDQVRRVLDQLDIDHDGLIELLPVLRDDETRELELEEAYVAVTSDRRRLREMLAFLSTHFRSASLPT from the exons ATGGTGGTGACAAACAGCCCCGAGTTGAAGGAGTTTTTGGAGAAGCTGCGCACAGGTGGCGGCGTCGAAATCGACGAGTTCGTGAAGTACGCGAAGATATTTAGGGACGAGGTGACTTTACGGAGCCTGCAGCACCGACAGCTGACGGCGATGTGTCGCCTGCTGAACATCAAGCCATTCGGGAATGACGCCATTCTCAGAATGAGGCTGAAGAGCCGCGTGGAGTCGTTGAAGAAGGATGACCAATACATCTTGGACGAAGACATCAACTCGCTGTCTCTGGAGGAGCTGCAGCGGGCCGTCTCGGCGAGGGGGATGTACTCTCACACGAAGAACAAGAGGGCGTTGCGAAGGCCGCTTGCAGAGCTGGCTGGACCTGTCTGTCAACAAAAAT GTCGGCTGGGTGTGAGCGCGCTGGGGCGGAAGGCGGACGCCTCCTTCAAGTTGGAGCTGTTGGAAGAGTACAGCAAGCTGATCGAGGAAGAACACCGCCAGGTATCGAACGCGCAGCTCTCCCCCGACGAGCGGCGCGACAATCTGGTTGCTCTGGCGAACCTGGCGAACCCGGTCGGTCTGGAGAGCCTTCAGATCGAAGAGCTGCAGGCGACGCTCTCTAGTTTGGAAAAGGAGCTCTCGGTACACGTCTCACAGGTGGACGACGAACTGAAGGAACTCGAGGCCGAGCTCGACTCGGCAAAGGCTGAGGCGTACCGGCGCCTCCTCTCCGAGCGCTCCGCTG AGCTGAAACACTTACACAAGTTGAAGAACCGAATCAATGACCTGGTCGGCGAGCTGAGCGCGGACGCCGCGGTGGCCCAAAAGGAGCTGAACACCTTCAAGCTGCTCGACCAGAATGACGACGGACTCATTTCCGAAGACGAGGTGAAGTTCGCCCTAGTTTCTCTGCCCCAGCCCCTCACAGAGGACCAGGTGCGGCGCGTCCTAGATCAGCTTGACATTGACCACGATGGACTCATAGAG CTTCTTCCCGTGCTGCGCGACGATGAAACGCGCGAATTGGAGCTCGAGGAGGCCTACGTTGCGGTGACGAGTGACCGCCGCCGGCTGAGAGAGATGCTGGCGTTCCTGTCGACTCACTTCCGCTCGGCGAGCTTGCCCACTTGA
- the LOC126325954 gene encoding uncharacterized protein LOC126325954, which yields MDSKCYHLLNERLGRAEASDQASDKSSGKKRQAFVERAIKYKEVRIDELARTSHERRCQIAQATSSLLNATFRKSTRSNRSLCFSHLKLKSSSNNNSGAVEHLGPDASEKPVPDPCALFDIFMPYALCGAMASLRFDLIMSQHDQNHIAICEEDLVYKFCWCLGVCMKDRHFGDRHLDEMESIVRSIQIKLVEPIKASALKAKEVDADKSKEAKRLIRLRKNSKSSLEEDSEEDGLLGEVSQLEKSNRLRENRARPGAPSNDADENEKSVLSSDANVVETRAKRYFRAGAEEGAERRRIKKSSDGTAEDSDEYDYEGDMNNDDRFAWEDEDDMEYSRSKKRFSSSNRGVQSNQKASEESSTTFTVSPGIRLKKGNQVIFDAANSTFSLEQKLGFKIPPLTREMTRHAELLENISFVLRANYVHVALLDGVISAAQEHTKSLVQRNRKVLTHKESSSTPTRPHRSYSLVDLDTQYEDLPITRKQIYSSLSGNKKLMHLLSLLELSNHPQQLSGLTNLVPWMIRQELPPKVSDAALVSEFLVSFGHLMIELDRWTYAKENEEKKNKQLRLLMQQEAENKQRNADVFMEVLGMMESTERRELEAESEKRIKAAKIEETKSFDEKSFEETAEKLEKDLILPFDYSSHFDSLFTHVDTIQHPNVPFSITLHWILSKMSILDECTIIEFVKWLVYNPPPSDSLNPRLHLLSKYPEFVQQLLRQLSLYAPPKLQTVRQLLFESILLPLASQSPFVHLQILLYLHAAKTRYTISIKDCISLVHALATSHAFSAHFRVQEIRRAYFLLAQLLGSYCHTHQQRTCLAYTFHFLEPTFDLSPHLSP from the exons ATGGATTCGAAATGCTATCATCTATTGAACGAACGTTTAGGGAGAGCCGAGGCGTCTGACCAGGCGTCTGATAAGTCGTCAGGGAAAAAAAGACAGGCATTTGTTGAGCGAGCCATCAAATATAAAGAGGTTAGAATTGATGAACTGGCACGAACTAGCCACGAACGACGATGTCAAATTGCTCAAGCCACCTCCAGCCTCCTGAATGCAACTTTTCGAAAATCGACTCGGTCGAATCGGTCCCTGTGTTTTTCTCACTTGAAGCTGAAGTCGAGCTCAAACAACAATTCTG GCGCCGTAGAGCATTTAGGTCCAGATGCATCTGAAAAGCCGGTGCCCGATCCTTGCGCTCTGTTCGACATTTTCATGCCTTACGCTTTATGCGGTGCCATGGCATCGCTCAGGTTCGATCTAATTATGAGTCAACACGACCAGAACCACATAGCCATCTGCGAGGAGGACTTGGTGTACAAGTTCTGCTGGTGCTTGGGCGTGTGCATGAAGGACAGGCACTTCGGGGATCGACACCTCGACGAGATGGAGTCGATCGTGCGTAGCATCCAGATCAAGCTCGTAGAGCCTATTAAGGCTTCCGCATTGAAGGCCAAAGAAGTCGATGCGGACAAGTCAAAGGAGGCCAAGCGATTGATCAGATTAAGGAAGAACAGCAAAAGCTCGCTTGAGGAGGATTCCGAAGAGGATGGTCTACTGGGTGAAGTGAGTCAACTGGAAAAATCGAATCGCCTGAGAGAGAACCGAGCGAGACCCGGCGCGCCCTCGAATGATGCGGATGAGAACGAGAAGTCTGTCTTAAGCTCGGACGCGAATGTGGTGGAGACGCGGGCGAAGAGATACTTCCGCGCCGGAGCAGAAGAAGGCGCTGAAAGGAGACGAATCAAAAAATCGAGCGACGGAACCGCGGAAGATAGCGATGAATACGACTACGAAGGAGATATGAACAACGACGACCGGTTCGCCTGGGAGGATGAGGACGACATGGAGTATTCTCGTTCGAAAAAGCGTTTTAGCTCGTCAAATCGCGGCGTCCAATCGAATCAAAAGGCGTCTGAGGAGTCGTCGACGACTTTCACGGTATCTCCAGGCATTCGCCTCAAGAAAGGCAACCAGGTTATTTTTGACGCTGCAAACAGCACATTTTCTCTCGAGCAGAAGCTTGGATTCAAAATTCCGCCGCTGACCAGAGAAATGACTAGGCACGCTGAGTTACTGGAAAACATATCGTTCGTTCTAAGGGCGAATTACGTTCATGTCGCGCTGCTCGATGGGGTGATCTCTGCAGCACAGGAACATACTAAGTCTTTGGTCCAACGAAACAGAAAAGTGTTGACTCACAAGGAAAGCTCGAG CACCCCGACGCGTCCGCACAGGAGCTATTCGTTGGTGGACTTAGACACGCAATACGAGGACTTGCCCATCACTCGTAAGCAAATCTACTCCAGCCTTTCCGGCAACAAGAAGCTGATGCACTTGCTCAGTCTGCTCGAGCTTTCGAACCATCCGCAACAGCTGTCTGGCCTCACGAACCTCGTGCCGTGGATGATTCGCCAGGAACTCCCCCCGAAAGTCTCCGACGCGGCTCTCGTGAGCGAGTTCCTGGTGTCGTTCGGGCACCTGATGATCGAGCTGGATCGCTGGACCTATGCGAAGGAAAACGAGGAGAAAAAAAACAAACAGTTGCGCTTGTTGATGCAACAAGAGGCGGAGAACAAGCAACGGAACGCAGACGTATTCATGGAGGTGCTAGGCATGATGGAGTCAACCGAAAGAAGAGAACTAGAAGCCGAATCTGAGAAAAGAATCAAAGCCGCCAAAATAGAAGAAACCAAAAGTTTTGAtgaaaaaagttttgaagaaacagcAGAAAAATTAGAAAAAGACCTCATCCTTCCATTTGACTATTCTAGTCATTTTGACTCTCTGTTCACTCATGTCGATACTATCCAACACCCGAATGTCCCATTTTCAATCACGCTCCATTGGATCCTTAGCAAGATGTCCATTTTAGATGAGTGTACAATCATAGAATTCGTCAAGTGGCTCGTTTACAATCCACCGCCCTCCGATTCGCTCAACCCGAGATTGCATCTGCTGTCAAAATACCCAGAATTCGTTCAACAGCTTCTGCGACAACTGTCTCTTTATGCGCCGCCTAAACTACAAACCGTTCGTCAATTGTTGTTCGAGTCGATACTGCTTCCGCTCGCTTCTCAATCCCCCTTCGTCCATTTGCAAATCCTTCTCTACCTCCATGCCGCCAAGACCAGATACACAATTTCTATCAAGGACTGCATTTCCCTCGTCCACGCTCTCGCGACGTCGCACGCCTTCTCTGCCCACTTCCGTGTCCAGGAAATCCGACGGGCCTACTTTCTCCTGGCGCAGCTACTTGGCTCTTATTGCCACACGCACCAGCAGCGCACTTGTCTCGCGTACACATTCCACTTCCTGGAGCCCACTTTCGACCTTTCCCCCCACCTCTCGCCCTAG
- the LOC126325955 gene encoding mitochondrial ribosome-associated GTPase 1-like: MSRYSHIPVNWFPGHMAKSTRLIQENLARAKNIIEVRDARIPLSSENHTLKDLIQRSKKKHVIVLNKHDLSDRRTTHSWKSYLQESNPQAPLFTSLKPRDSGQWGAEQRKKTQSLLELIRTCHSAAETGSDSSRPVISMVVGFPNVGKSTLINHLVGRRRASVAPKPAWTRGVQLFRIRMPDPTDSSLPPGPFRDAEGETEAPVKVISEHFTNRLAGHKFQCTTSTQKQMAGNVVFCNGLPRKETVRHVWLLDTPGVMVPARIESEQGLKLMVCGCVADHVLEHFYLLAGEYVYYLLTKKNARRDASSGWHGALKLETVPNTYEHLLREIGKRFGKKDETTQARVLVSEFRKGNLGEYTLDEIPM, translated from the exons ATGTCTCGCTACAGCCACATCCCGGTCAACTGGTTCCCCGGCCATATGGCCAAATCCACCAGACTGATCCAAGAAAACCTAGCCAGAGCCAAAAACATTATCGAAGTAAGAGACGCAAGG ATCCCCCTGAGCAGCGAAAACCATACGCTGAAAGACCTGATTCAGAGAAGCAAAAAAAAGCACGTGATCGTCTTGAACAAACACGACCTGTCGGACCGCCGCACCACCCATTCTTGGAAGTCCTACCTGCAAGAATCGAATCCGCAAGCCCCCCTCTTCACGTCTCTGAAACCCCGAGACTCCGGCCAGTGGGGCGCCGAGCAAAGGAAAAAAACTCAAAGCCTGCTCGAATTGATACGTACTTGTCACAGTGCCGCCGAGACCGGCTCCGACTCGTCTCGCCCGGTCATCTCGATGGTCGTCGGCTTTCCGAACGTGGGCAAGTCGACCCTGATCAACCACCTCGTCGGACGAAGGCGTGCGTCCGTGGCGCCCAAGCCGGCGTGGACGCGCGGCGTTCAGCTGTTCCGAATTCGCATGCCGGACCCGACGGACTCCAGCCTCCCCCCGGGGCCATTTCGCGATGCCGAGGGGGAAACTGAAGCACCCGTCAAAGTGATAAGCGAGCACTTCACCAACCGTTTGGCAGGACACAAATTTCAGTGTACCACCTCTACACAAAAACAGATGGCAGGTAATGTTGTGTTTTGCAACGGCCTGCCGAGAAAGGAAACGGTCAGGCACGTCTGGTTGCTGGACACCCCGGGAGTGATGGTGCCCGCGCGCATCGAATCCGAGCAGGGGTTGAAGCTGATGGTGTGCGGGTGCGTCGCGGATCACGTGCTAGAACACTTCTACCTGTTAGCGGGAGAATATGTGTATTACCTTTTAACGAAAAAGAATGCGCGCCGCGATGCATCGAGCGGTTGGCACGGCGCGCTCAAGTTGGAGACGGTGCCGAATACTTACGAACATCTGTTGAGGGAGATAGGGAAGAGATTCGGAAAGAAGGACGAAACGACGCAGGCGAGAGTCCTGGTAAGCGAGTTTAGAAAGGGCAACTTGGGAGAGTACACGCTCGACGAGATACCGATGTGA